The Sorangiineae bacterium MSr11954 DNA segment CACGGTGCCATGCCATCGTGCTAATCCGAGGGGCAGCGTGGCATCGCACTTCCAGCACGGCGTCCGAGCCTTTGCCGTCCTTTTTCTCTCCATGGCCGCCCGCGCCGACGCGCGCGCCGCATCGGAGCCCGAGATGCTTCCGGTCCCCGGCGGCACCTTCACCATGGGCTCCGACCGGGGCGGAGAGCCCGACGAGCACCCCGCCCACGCCGTGACCCTCGCGCCCTTTCTGCTCGACCGAACCGAGGTCACCCACGCCGCCTACGCCGAGTGCGTCGCCGCCCGCGCCTGCCGCCCCGCCGACGCGCACATCGCCACGCGCTCCCACGCCGCACGCGAATCCCTCTTCCACGGTCCGGACCAGCCCATCAACGGGGTCACCTGGGACGACGCGCACACCTACTGCACCTGGCGCGGCAAACGCCTGCCGCGCGAGGCCGAGTTCGAGCGCGCCATCCGCGGCGACGACGGCCGCCGTTTCCCATGGGGCAACGAGCCCGCCACCCCGGAGCTCACCGTCTTCGGCCGCGATCTCGGCCGCCAGGCCACCGACAACGTGGGCTCGCACCCCAAAGGCCGCGGGCCCTACGGCCACGACGATCTGGCCGGCAACGTCTGGGAGTGGATGGAGGACGAGTACGATCCGTTCGCGTACACGCGCCCCACGGCCGGCGAGGGCAAACCCGGTACGTGCCCCGAGATCCTGGCGGCGCAGAACAAGCTGCGCGAAGAGGGCAAGCAAGGCTTTACGGGGTCGAACCCCATCCCGCGCCTCTGCGAGCGCGTTCTCCGCGGCGGCGCCTACAACTACGATGGCCCGAGCCTTCGCAGCACGAACCGCGTGCACCATCCAGGGACGTATCGGCTGGTGATGACGGGGTTTCGGTGCGCAAAGGATGGCGACGCAGCACCGGTAAAATAGTTCCTTCCCCCGCGGTGCGATACTCTTTCGAGCCACGGGCCATGTGGCTTGCGGCATGCGGCCGCATGAGGTGACGAGGAGCTACCATGTCGAGCAGGTCGATCACGCAACCAAACGCCCAGACGATTCCGCTGGTCGACCTCGTCAACCAGGTGCAACGCGGGCGTGTCCGCATTCCGGAGTTTCAGCGGTTGTTCCGTTGGCAGTGGGAGGACGTGCGGCGCCTCTTCGACAGCATCGTCAAGGGCTACCCGATCGGCAATCTGCTCCTTTGGCAACGCCCGGCCGAGGCCACGCATATCGAGCTGGGGGCGCTCGAATTGGATGCGCCCGCGTTCCCGGAGGCCTGGTGGGTCGTCGATGGACAGCAACGTCTCATCAGCGTCGCGAACACGGTCCATGCTCGCGCAGGAGCCACCGACGAGCGGTTCGAGCTCGCCTTCGACCTACGCACGAACGAGTTTCGCCGCCCACCTCAAATGGAGGACGGGTACATCATCCCGTTGCCCGTGCTCTTCGACTTGGCGAGCCTCGTTCAGTGGTTCGTCTCCGACCACCCCGAGGCAAAAGACAAGCTCCCCATCGCCTCCGAAGTCACCAAGGCCATCCGCGAGTTCTCGGTTCCCGTGTACATCGTCGAACAGCAGGACGAGGCCGTGCTGCGCGACATCTTCAATCGCATGAACAACTACGGCAAGCGACTGAGTCGCGCCGAAGTGTTCTCGGCTCTCCATCGGGCACAAGGACGACGCAGCGCGGAGCCCCATTCGCCGTTCGCCGACATCGCGGAGCTCATCGATCACGAGCAGGGCTTCGGCCGGCTCGACGACGACACCGTGCTTCGCGCGGTCCTCGCGCGGCGCGGCGGCGATGTCACGCGCGATATCCACCTCGAGTTCTCGAGCAGCACCGCACAAGCGCGCGACTTTGCGAACGAAACGGAAGAGTCGGCCTACCGCGAAGGGGCTGCGGCCATCGCGCGCGCCGTAGCCTTTCTCCAAGAGCACCTGCACGTACCGCACTTCGCGTTCTTGCCGTACCGGTATTTGCTCGTCGTCCTGGCGCGGTTCTTCGCGCATTTTCCGGAGCCCAGCGTGCGCAACCGCGACCTCTTACGGCGCTGGTTCTGGCGGGCGGCCATACTCGGCCCGGACGTATTCGGGAGCTGGACGCCCGCGATGCGCATGCTCGCAACGCGCATCGTGGCCGGTGACGAAACGGGCTCCGTGCAGCGGCTCCTGGCTTCGCCGATCGACCGCGCGCTTCCTCCGCCGCGCCTCACGCACTTTCGCACGAACAAGGCCGGGAGCCGGATCATCCTCTGCGCTTTGTGGTCGCTCGGTCCGCGCTCCTTTCTCAACGGAGATCCGTATCTTCAGATCGATCTCATCGAAGAGCTTTCGGCGGGCGGCACGCTCGCGAGCGTGGTCAGCCGGGTGCTCCGGCGCGAACCCGAAGGATACGAGCATTGGGCCGCGAACCGGATCTTCGCCATGGACCTCGAGCCGGCGGGCGGCGTTCGGGAGCTCCTCGCCATGCCTCCCATCGCGCTCACGGCTGCGATGAGGGAGGAGGTGCTCGCGTCCCACGCGCTCGACGGGCAGCTCGTCGCGGCTCTTTTGCGAGACGACCCGAAGGGCTTTCTCGAAGGGAGGCAGCAGCTCATTCAGCAAGTGAGCGCGACGTTCCTGTCGCAGATGGCCGAGGAGGGCTTCGAGGACACACCTCCACTCGATAGCCTCGATCTGGACGACGAGGACCACGGGGAACGGGACGATGCCGTCGGGTGATCAGCAGTTTCGTGTCTATCTGTACGAGCACGCCATCGCGATCCTCCATCGTCGGGACGACTTCACCCGGCTCGTGTTCGACGCCGGCTATGTGCGCGATCCCGGACGCGCCGTTCTCGGTCTCCGCTTCGAGGAGAATCTGCACGGGCGGTATGCGGCGCACTTGCGACTGCCGCCTTGGTTCTCCAACCTGCTGCCCGAAGGACGTCTCCGCGACTGGATTGGACAATCGGCGGGGGTCCCCGTAGAGCGGGAAATGGGCTTACTGGCCCACGTGGGTCACGATCTCCCCGGCGCGGTACGGGTCCTCCCCGTGGATCAGCCGCTACCGCTGGAGGCGGGCGAGCTCCGTGATCTCGTGCATGGAAAGAAGAAGGACGATCGCGACGCGCTATGGCGTTTTTCGCTCGCCGGGGTAGGGCTCAAATTCTCGATGCTCGCCCGAGGCGAGCGTTTCAGCGCTCCCGCCCTCGGAGAAGGCGGCGATTGGATCGTAAAGCTCCCGGAGCCGCATCACGCGGAGGTCCCGCGCAATGAGCTCGCGATGATGACGCTCGCGCGCGCCACGGGAATCGACGTCCCCGATGTAAAGCTCGTGCACCGCGACATGATCGACTCCTTGCCGGACACGGTGTGGCCGCCCCACGAGGAGCATGCCTACGCCGTTCGACGCTTCGATCGCGGCGAGCGCCGTGAGCTCATTCACATCGAAGATTTTGCGCAGGTGCGAGGGTTCTATCCCGATGAGAAATACAAGGGCACCTTCGAGACGGTGGCGTCACTGATCTACCGCCGCCGTGATGTCGAAGGTTTGCGCGAGTTCGCGCGACGGCTGGCGTTCAACGTGATGATCGGCAACGGCGACGCCCATCTCAAGAACTGGTCGCTCATTTACCGCGACCGCCGCACGCCGACCCTGGCGCCGGCTTATGATCTCGTGGCAACGGCCATCTATCGGCCCGCACCGCTCGGACCGGAGGACCTCGGGTTGCGCTTCGGAGGCTCGAGGCGGTTCGATTCCGTCCGCCTCTCGCACTTCGCTGCGCTGGATGAGCGGCTCGAGGCCAAGGCGGGCCTCGCCGATGTGGCGGCCGATCTCGTCCAGCGCACGCTCGCGCAATGGCCCGCCGTCGAAGAGTTGCTTCCGGAAACGGACGGAATGCGGGCAACCGTAGCCACGTTGTTGACGGACCGCGCGGCGATGCTCCTCCGCTCCCGCGCGCCATGACACGCCGTCCGGCGCGAAGACGTTCGTGCCGGACGACGTCTCGATGCACAAAGGCGGGCGCAGTGATCGGCCCTGTTCCACGACGAGTGCGTGTGCGATGGACGCGCGTCCGATTGAACGGAACGCGCGCGTGGCGGAAACCACTTCGTTCGATTCGAACGAAACAGCGGCGCGTCAGAGATACGCGTCCGATAGAACGAAACGCCGATCAGGCGCGCAGGCGCCAGGTGCCGACAATCACGCGACCGACGTCGTCGCACGTCGGATCGGTGACGATCAGCTCGGGGCGCGAGTTGTGGCAGACGAGGATCGTGTTCTGCCGGAAGACGCGGCCGAAGGCGGTGGCTTCGTCGCGGTCCATGTTGTGGACGAGCCAGGAGGGCTCGCGCCAGGTGCCGTCGGGTTCCTCGTCGTAGCCGACGCAGGCTTCGACCCGGTAGCAGCCGAGAATCAAAAGGTCGCGCATCACGGTGTGGCGACCTTCGTTGACCTTGCGCGGCAGGAGCATCGAGCGCGGGTTGTAGGCCGTGAGAACGGCGAAGGGGCGCCGGAGAATCTCGGGCAGCAGTGAAGGATCGGTCGCCGAGTCGCCGTCGAGCGAGACGCGAAGTGGGCCGTCGGGCGTCGGAAGCTCGTAAACCGTGGTGATGTACTGACGAAGCAGCGCTTGATCCATCGTAGCCGCGGGATAGCACATGCAAACGCCGAAGAGAAAAGCGGCCGGCACCGGGATCCCCGACGACCCCCGATCACCCGCACCGCATCGGACACCGCGAGCAGCCGAAAAACCTGCGCCCCCCACGTACCACCTCGACGGAGATCCGTGATCACCCGCACCGCATCGGACACCGCGAGCAGCCGAAAAACCTGCGCCCCCCACGTACCACCTCGACGGAGATCCGTGATCACCCGCACCGCATCGGACACCGCGAGCAGCCGAAAAACCTGCGCCCCCACGTACCACCTCGACGGAGATCCGTGGTTACCCCGCGTTACCGCACGGAAAATCGCCGACACCGCACCGCCGACACCGCATCGCACAGACGCCGCTCCCCCAACACCGCACCGCCGACACCGCATCGCACAGACGCCGCTCCCCCAACACCGCACCGCCGCACCGCACAGACGCCACATCGCACGGGCGAGCAGCGCCCATGCCCCCGTCAGCTCGCCGAAAACCGATACCCCACCCCCCGCACCGTCTGAAAATGCCGCGGGCTCTGCGGATCCGTCTCCAGCTTGGCGCGCAGCTGCTGGACGAAATTGTCGATCGTGCGCGGGGTGCCATGGTGGTTCGGCCCCCACACTTCCTGGAAAATCGTCTCACGCGTAAGCACGCGCCCCTTGGCGCGAAGCAGGCATATCAACAGATCGAACTCGGTCGCCGTGACGTCGACGGCGCGGCCGGCTTTGCGCACACTGCGCGCACCCTCGTCGACCACGATGTCGCCGAATGCGTGCATCGTCGAGGGAGGCGCCATCGCACCGCGGCGAAGCGCCGCCCGCACCCGAGCGAGCAGCTCCGCCAAACTAAAAGGCTTGGCCACGTAGTCTTCGGCGCCAAGCTCGAGGCCCGTCACCTTGTCCATCTCGGCCGTGCGCGCGCTCAGTAAGATGATCGGCATCGTGCGCCCCTCGCGCCGGATGGCTTGCAGCACCTCCAGCCCGTTCATCTTTGGGAGCATGATGTCCAGGATGACCAGATCCGGCTCCTCGCTCGTCGCCAGCTCCAGCCCGCGCTCGCCATCGTCGGCGAGGAAGACCGTGTAGCCCTCGCCCTCGAGGTTGATCCGCAGCCCCAGCGCGATGCTGTGATCGTCCTCCACCACCAACACCTTGCGCTGCACCTTGCCTTGCGTCTCTCGCATCATGACGATCCCGAAGCCTCGGCCGAAGGCGAAGCCGACGACGAACGCTGCCGCAGCTGCTGGCGGCGTGAAACGCGCGGCGTCGGGAGGACCAAGGTGAACGTGCTCCCCTTTCCCGGTGCGCTCTCCAAAACGATGCGCCCGCGGTGGGCGCGCACGACGTGCTTGACGATGGCCAGACCGAGCCCGCTCCCCTCGCGCTCGCGCGACAGACGGTCGTCGATTCGGTAAAACTTCTGAAAGATGCGGCGGTGCTCGGGGCGCGCGATGCCCGGGCCGTTGTCGGTCACCGAAATGGCCACCCCGCCCACCGCCGGCGCGAACGCGCGCAGGCGCACCACCGGGGGCGTGCCGCCGTATTTGTGGGCGTTGGAGAGCAAATTGACGATGGCGTCGACCAGCGCGTCGCGGTCGGCGAGGATCTTCGGCAGGTCGGGCTCGATCTCGCTCGCGAAGTCCACCTTGTCCGTGCGCAGCGCGGTGAAGCCGGCCACGGCTTGCTCCATCACCTCCGACAAGCTCTGCTCCCGAAGATCGTAGAAGCGCCGGCCAGCCTCCATGCGGCCCCAGTCGAGCAAGCGCTGGATGCGCCCCGTGAGACGCTCGCACTCGCCGAGCAGGTGATCGAGGCACTGGTCGACGGTCTTCTCGTCGTCGCGGGAGCGCTCGATGGTCTCCGCAAAGAGACGGATGGCCGTGAGCGGGGTGCGCAGCTCGTGGCTCACTTTGGAGACGAAGTCGGCCTGCAGCTCGCTGAGGTTGGCCTCCCGACGGACGAAGACGAGCACCAGGATGACCCCCGTCACCGCCACCGAAACGAAGGTGACCGTCAGGATCCCGAGCAGGAGGTTCGTGCTCCCCTCCCCGAGGAACATCAGCACGAACCCCAAGGTCAGAAGGAGCACCGTGGGGATGATGACCAGATAGATGAGGAGCTGGACGATCCTCCGGTAACCGAGGCGCTGGAGGTTCTTGCCGGTGGACACGGATCCATTTTACCGTGAAACGGGTTCGAAGACGCGCTCCGTCCCCGAAGACGCCCTACGACGCGAGCGCTGCCCTCATGACGTCGCGCGGCGCGCGCACCCCGAGCCAGAGCTCGAAGGCCAGCGCCCCCTGGCCGGTGAGCATCCCCAGGCCATTTTTCACGCGCAACCCGCGACCGAACGCAGCGCGCAAAAACGGGGTCTCCGGCGGCGAGTACACGACGTCCAGCGCGACGGCCTCGGAGGCGAGTCGATCCCAATCGACGGCGCCCGAGATCGCTTCGCCCGGCGGCCCGCCCTCCATCCCGCAGGTGGTGGTCTGCACGACCACGCCGAACCCGCCATCGTGCTCGGTCGCCGCCAGAGGCTGCGCGCGCAAGAGCGCGGGTGCGCCGGCCCGCATGACCAGCTCCGAGAGCTTGGTGGCGCGGTCGACCGAGCGGGCACGCACCGTGATGAGCCGCACGCCCATGACCGCGAGCGCCACCACCGCCGCCCGCGCGGCCCCTCCGCTTCCAAGGACGAGCGCCTGCTTCTCGCCCCAAGCCTCCACCGTGCGCTCGGGCGCGAGCTCGCGCAGCTCGGCCACCAGCGCCGGCACGTCGGTGTTGTGCGCGACCACCGAGCCGTTTGGGTTGCACACCAAGGTGTTGGCCGCCCCCACCGCGCGGGCGCTCGGGTCGAGCTCGTCGACGAAGGCCAGCACGTTCTCCTTGTGCGGCACGGTCACGTTGAGGCCATCGTAGGTGCGCGCGCGGAGCTGTTGCACCACCCGCTCGAGATCGCCCGGCAACACGCGCAGCGCCTCGTAGCTGTGCGGCAGGTTCAGCGCGCGAAAGGCGGCGCCGTGCATGCGCGGGCTCTTGGTGTGCGCCACCGGATCGCCGATGACGGCGAAGCGCCGCGCGCGGTCTTGCGATGCCGTGGTCATGACGCGGGCTCCTCGAGGCGGGCGGTCACTTGGGCCTCGATGCGGCCGCGCGCGAGGCGAACGGTGATGCGATCGCCCGCTTCGACCTCGCCCGCCGAGCGAAGGGCGTGTCCGTCTTCCGAGCTGGCGATGGCGTAGCCGCGTGCGAGCACTTTGAGCGGGC contains these protein-coding regions:
- a CDS encoding DUF3293 domain-containing protein; protein product: MDQALLRQYITTVYELPTPDGPLRVSLDGDSATDPSLLPEILRRPFAVLTAYNPRSMLLPRKVNEGRHTVMRDLLILGCYRVEACVGYDEEPDGTWREPSWLVHNMDRDEATAFGRVFRQNTILVCHNSRPELIVTDPTCDDVGRVIVGTWRLRA
- a CDS encoding response regulator transcription factor, which encodes MMRETQGKVQRKVLVVEDDHSIALGLRINLEGEGYTVFLADDGERGLELATSEEPDLVILDIMLPKMNGLEVLQAIRREGRTMPIILLSARTAEMDKVTGLELGAEDYVAKPFSLAELLARVRAALRRGAMAPPSTMHAFGDIVVDEGARSVRKAGRAVDVTATEFDLLICLLRAKGRVLTRETIFQEVWGPNHHGTPRTIDNFVQQLRAKLETDPQSPRHFQTVRGVGYRFSAS
- the aroE gene encoding shikimate dehydrogenase; the encoded protein is MTTASQDRARRFAVIGDPVAHTKSPRMHGAAFRALNLPHSYEALRVLPGDLERVVQQLRARTYDGLNVTVPHKENVLAFVDELDPSARAVGAANTLVCNPNGSVVAHNTDVPALVAELRELAPERTVEAWGEKQALVLGSGGAARAAVVALAVMGVRLITVRARSVDRATKLSELVMRAGAPALLRAQPLAATEHDGGFGVVVQTTTCGMEGGPPGEAISGAVDWDRLASEAVALDVVYSPPETPFLRAAFGRGLRVKNGLGMLTGQGALAFELWLGVRAPRDVMRAALAS
- a CDS encoding ATP-binding protein, whose amino-acid sequence is MSTGKNLQRLGYRRIVQLLIYLVIIPTVLLLTLGFVLMFLGEGSTNLLLGILTVTFVSVAVTGVILVLVFVRREANLSELQADFVSKVSHELRTPLTAIRLFAETIERSRDDEKTVDQCLDHLLGECERLTGRIQRLLDWGRMEAGRRFYDLREQSLSEVMEQAVAGFTALRTDKVDFASEIEPDLPKILADRDALVDAIVNLLSNAHKYGGTPPVVRLRAFAPAVGGVAISVTDNGPGIARPEHRRIFQKFYRIDDRLSREREGSGLGLAIVKHVVRAHRGRIVLESAPGKGSTFTLVLPTPRVSRRQQLRQRSSSASPSAEASGSS
- a CDS encoding DUF262 domain-containing protein; the encoded protein is MSSRSITQPNAQTIPLVDLVNQVQRGRVRIPEFQRLFRWQWEDVRRLFDSIVKGYPIGNLLLWQRPAEATHIELGALELDAPAFPEAWWVVDGQQRLISVANTVHARAGATDERFELAFDLRTNEFRRPPQMEDGYIIPLPVLFDLASLVQWFVSDHPEAKDKLPIASEVTKAIREFSVPVYIVEQQDEAVLRDIFNRMNNYGKRLSRAEVFSALHRAQGRRSAEPHSPFADIAELIDHEQGFGRLDDDTVLRAVLARRGGDVTRDIHLEFSSSTAQARDFANETEESAYREGAAAIARAVAFLQEHLHVPHFAFLPYRYLLVVLARFFAHFPEPSVRNRDLLRRWFWRAAILGPDVFGSWTPAMRMLATRIVAGDETGSVQRLLASPIDRALPPPRLTHFRTNKAGSRIILCALWSLGPRSFLNGDPYLQIDLIEELSAGGTLASVVSRVLRREPEGYEHWAANRIFAMDLEPAGGVRELLAMPPIALTAAMREEVLASHALDGQLVAALLRDDPKGFLEGRQQLIQQVSATFLSQMAEEGFEDTPPLDSLDLDDEDHGERDDAVG
- a CDS encoding HipA domain-containing protein, with product MPSGDQQFRVYLYEHAIAILHRRDDFTRLVFDAGYVRDPGRAVLGLRFEENLHGRYAAHLRLPPWFSNLLPEGRLRDWIGQSAGVPVEREMGLLAHVGHDLPGAVRVLPVDQPLPLEAGELRDLVHGKKKDDRDALWRFSLAGVGLKFSMLARGERFSAPALGEGGDWIVKLPEPHHAEVPRNELAMMTLARATGIDVPDVKLVHRDMIDSLPDTVWPPHEEHAYAVRRFDRGERRELIHIEDFAQVRGFYPDEKYKGTFETVASLIYRRRDVEGLREFARRLAFNVMIGNGDAHLKNWSLIYRDRRTPTLAPAYDLVATAIYRPAPLGPEDLGLRFGGSRRFDSVRLSHFAALDERLEAKAGLADVAADLVQRTLAQWPAVEELLPETDGMRATVATLLTDRAAMLLRSRAP
- a CDS encoding formylglycine-generating enzyme family protein, translating into MASHFQHGVRAFAVLFLSMAARADARAASEPEMLPVPGGTFTMGSDRGGEPDEHPAHAVTLAPFLLDRTEVTHAAYAECVAARACRPADAHIATRSHAARESLFHGPDQPINGVTWDDAHTYCTWRGKRLPREAEFERAIRGDDGRRFPWGNEPATPELTVFGRDLGRQATDNVGSHPKGRGPYGHDDLAGNVWEWMEDEYDPFAYTRPTAGEGKPGTCPEILAAQNKLREEGKQGFTGSNPIPRLCERVLRGGAYNYDGPSLRSTNRVHHPGTYRLVMTGFRCAKDGDAAPVK